From the genome of Nostoc punctiforme PCC 73102, one region includes:
- a CDS encoding DUF5674 family protein produces the protein MILLLRERATPEQLELMLRSHKFYIKTAVDIERRVLVGGGGLHVDCEEKLLDDGSRQQDIWAASFMPITGKIIYESMVNLRPRQNRSMELLDPNIRERVAQLINEFLVNL, from the coding sequence ATGATTTTGCTGTTACGCGAACGTGCTACCCCGGAGCAACTTGAACTTATGCTGCGTTCTCACAAGTTCTACATCAAAACAGCAGTCGATATCGAGCGTCGGGTGCTGGTTGGTGGTGGTGGTCTACACGTTGATTGTGAAGAAAAATTGCTAGATGACGGCAGTAGACAACAAGATATTTGGGCTGCCAGTTTTATGCCAATAACTGGAAAAATCATTTATGAGTCAATGGTTAATCTTCGTCCCCGGCAAAATCGCTCAATGGAACTTTTAGACCCTAATATTAGAGAAAGGGTAGCTCAACTGATTAACGAGTTCCTAGTAAATTTATGA